In Tenebrio molitor chromosome 6, icTenMoli1.1, whole genome shotgun sequence, one genomic interval encodes:
- the tutl gene encoding protein turtle isoform X3: MGMRTDPRGKSRPLTTVSVPLLVVYTVVAFLTFVFLQTGFCLQDGGVFITAILGESVVFNCHVEFPDGHPVPYVLQWEKKGQDIPIYIWYESYPTHSGEGYEGRVSRVSPDSPYGAASLNLTNIRESDQGWYECKVVFLNRSPNSHKNGTWFHLDVHAPPHFTDTPSDIIYVNLGDAIILSCTAEGTPTPEILWYKDANPVETSATIGIFNDGTELRISNIRHEDIGDYTCIARNGEGQISHTARVIIAGGAVIMVPPTNQTKVEGEKVQFNCEAKAQPGNVTVKWFREGAPVKELASLETRVTIRRDGSLVINPVSSDDSGQYLCEVSNGIGEPQSASAYLNVEYPAKVTFTPTIQYLPFRLAGVVQCYIKANPPLQYVTWTKDKRLLEPYQTQDIVIMNNGSLLFTRVNESHQGRYTCTPYNAQGTQGSSGQMEVLVRKPPVFTVEPEAMYQRKVGETVEMHCDAQEAEGTQKPNIQWQRRDGSSLPKNRVKIVGGNITVESLRRADFGYYQCVASNEVATIVASTQLVVEGTQPHAPYNLTGVPLEFAVTLTWLPGYSGGPDYKQVYTIWYREAGVSEWSTIPVTPSGNTQFTINRLAPGTTYEFQVVGKNSLGDGMMSKIITVRTLDILDYSNIILPTDSSGSAFIPPIYKPKEFLHLGPKPGIPRNLTVTEISNGFLITWQPPLEKANVIHHYEIKYKTDGDWKKLNKAQIRPEDTHYLVKNLVGGRTYYFRIVAHSVTNFESSEIVKFSVPARVKHKAITAGVVGGILFFIVAIILSVCFVKICNKRKRRKQEKAYNMVACRITDSRNGGNATDSQVPLKKLRKGRISGLRLISFIVNWIWPRDRCRTGSSLSWHPDYLHSGSPSKSLGRISRTADGRFVLVDSILSLRTDSPSNVSSSDDGGFLPRKGVRNRASWRKPLVGYPSQLSLRSDASGQSARGIGGFFSSLGQRVHYPVKPIPTIYSPATPNFQSSSPATSSALLLSPWTPLYFSDLSSVRYTSSGERSYPTPPGFMQLRSVHERYSQELPSLRAIHEESQGFIPVHPIRVESPTQRIRVAPPYPGPRPRARLLPRHARIARSAPELGSPDHLDRSPESRSSSSGFGSKNTSSQQNQSSQSGSTFTEWRLPPYRPPPPPPSALPPPPPLVGHWLELASSSPSTSDQLHKAVDVGSVDGHYEFDPSTPTPTPSTPTGSRDVELDTGPTRKSYGTLRSRYDNIDARVQAMKEEFNEFRKRQAKRRRSHELESAC; this comes from the exons ATGGGCATGCGCACAGACCCACGGGGCAAGTCTCGTCCGCTGACCACCGTTTCGGTACCACTACTCGTCGTATATACAGTCGTTGCCTTTTTAACTTTCGTATTCTTGCAAACAG GTTTCTGTTTACAAGATGGTGGTGTATTCATTACAGCCATCTTGGGTGAGTCGGTGGTATTCAACTGCCACGTGGAATTCCCGGACGGACACCCTGTGCCGTATGTGTTGCAATGGGAGAAGAAG GGACAGGATATACCAATATACATTTGGTATGAAAGTTACCCAACCCACAGCGGAGAGGGCTATGAAGGACGAGTGTCAAGAGTGTCACCGGATTCTCCATACGGTGCTGCATCACTCAACTTGACAAATATTCGCGAGTCGGATCAAGGCTG GTATGAGTGCAAGGTGGTGTTCCTCAACCGGTCCCCGAACTCGCACAAAAATGGTACTTGGTTCCACCTTGACGTGCACGCTCCCCCTCATTTTACGGATACACCATCAGATATCATCTACGTCAACTTGGGGGATGCTATCATCCTCAGTTGTACGGCGGAAGGCACGCCCACGCCAGAGATACTCTGGTACAAAGATGCCAACCCTGTAGAGACCTCAGCTACCATAG GTATATTCAACGATGGAACGGAACTACGAATATCCAACATCCGTCACGAAGACATCGGAGACTATACGTGCATCGCGAGGAACGGTGAAGGTCAAATCTCCCACACTGCAAGAGTTATAATAGCCGGAGGTGCCGTTATTATGGTTCCTCCGACCAACCAGACCAAAGTTGAAGGGGAGAAGGTACAGTTTAATTGCGAAGCCAAAGCCCAACCCGGAAATGTCACTGTCAAGTGGTTTCGCGAAGGCGCACCCGTCAAAGAACTTGCTTCCTTGGAAACAAGAGTCACCATCAGGAGAGATGGCTCCCTTGTTATTAACCCCGTCAGCTCGGATGATTCCGGGCAGTACTTGTGCGAAGTCAGCAATGGTATCGGAGAACCCCAATCGGCGTCAGCATATCTCAACGTAGAAT ACCCAGCGAAGGTGACGTTCACTCCGACCATCCAGTACTTGCCGTTTCGACTAGCTGGCGTCGTCCAGTGCTACATAAAAGCAAATCCCCCTCTACAGTATGTAACGTGGACCAAAGACAAACGCTTGTTAGAACCGTATCAGACCCAAGATATCGTGATCATGAACAACGGTTCTCTTCTCTTCACCCGAGTCAACGAGAGTCACCAAGGTCGGTACACTTGTACACCTTACAACGCTCAGGGAACACAAGGATCTTCCGGCCAAATGGAAGTTTTAGTCCGAAAGCCACCAGTATTCACGGTAGAACCGGAAGCCATGTACCAGCGCAAAGTCGGCGAGACCGTGGAGATGCACTGCGACGCACAAGAAGCCGAGGGAACGCAAAAGCCAAACATACAGTGGCAAAGACGTGACGGTAGCTCTTTGCCCAAAAACCGCGTCAAAATCGTCGGTGGCAACATAACCGTCGAGAGTTTACGTCGAGCGGACTTTGGTTATTATCAGTGCGTGGCTTCCAACGAAGTCGCTACGATCGTCGCTTCCACGCAGCTGGTGGTCGAAGGGACTCAACCCCATGCTCCCTACAACCTCACGGGGGTTCCACTGGAGTTCGCCGTCACGCTTACCTGGTTACCTGGATACAGCGGAGGACCCGACTACAAACAAGTCTACACTATTTGGTACAGAGAAGCTGGAGTTTCCGAATGGTCAACCATTCCGGTTACGCCTTCCGGTAACACGCAGTTCACGATCAACCGCCTTGCACCGGGGACTACCTACGAGTTTCAAGTGGTAGGGAAGAATTCTCTCGGTGATGGGATGATGAGCAAGATCATCACGGTCCGAACGTTGG atattttagacTATAGTAATATTATTTTGCCCACTGATTCATCTGGGAGTGCCTTTATTCCACCTATCTACAAGCCTAAAG aaTTCTTGCACCTAGGACCAAAGCCAGGTATCCCTAGAAATCTGACTGTAACAGAAATTAGTAACGGCTTTTTGATTACGTGGCAACCACCCTTAGAAAAAGCTAATGTTATTCACCATTAcgaaattaaatacaaaacagACGGTGACTGGAAAAAACTGAACAAAGCTCAAATTCGACCCGAAGATACCCATTACCTAG TAAAAAACTTAGTAGGAGGAAGAACGTATTATTTTAGAATTGTAGCCCATTCagtgacaaattttgaatccagtgaaattgtgaaattttcgGTGCCGGCTAGGGTGAAACACAAAGCCATCACCGCAGGAGTCGTGGGTGGAATCTTGTTTTTCATTGTAGCTATAATTCTTTCGGTGTGTTTTGTTAAAATCTGCAATAAAAGGAAACGGCGGAAACAAGAAAAGG CTTATAATATGGTTGCTTGTCGGATTACTGACTCCAGAAATGGGGGGAATGCAACGGATAGCCAAGTGCCTTTGAAAAA ACTTAGAAAAGGCCGAATATCAGGTCTGAGGCTCATCAGCTTCATCGTGAATTGGATATGGCCTCGGGATAGGTGTCGAACTGGCAGCAGCTTAAGTTGGCATCCGGACTATCTTCATTCTGGATCTCCTTCGAAATCTTTGGGTCGCATCTCGAGAACAGCAGACGGTCGTTTCGTACTGGTGGATTCCATTCTGAGTTTACGCACCGACAGTCCGTCGAACGTGAGTAGCAGCGACGATGGAGGATTCCTGCCGCGAAAGGGAGTACGGAATCGGGCGTCGTGGCGCAAACCCCTCGTCGGCTACCCGAGCCAGTTGAGCTTGAGGTCGGACGCTTCGGGACAGAGCGCCAGAGGAATAGGCGGTTTCTTCAGCAGCTTAGGACAACGCGTTCACTATCCCGTCAAACCGATACCGACGATTTACAGCCCCGCGACTCCGAATTTCCAGTCGAGCTCTCCGGCCACGTCGAGCGCTTTACTGTTGTCGCCTTGGACTCCTCTCTACTTCAGCGACTTGAGTTCTGTACGCTACACGAGTTCCGGGGAACGTTCGTATCCGACTCCTCCGGGTTTCATGCAACTCAGGTCGGTGCACGAGCGTTACTCTCAAGAACTGCCATCGTTACGTGCCATTCACGAAGAGTCTCAAGGTTTTATCCCGGTCCATCCCATTAGAGTCGAAAGTCCCACTCAACGGATTAGAGTAGCGCCACCGTACCCCGGTCCGAGACCAAGGGCGAGACTCCTACCTAGACACGCACGCATCGCACGAAGCGCCCCCGAGCTGGGTTCGCCCGACCACTTGGACCGCTCCCCAGAGAGCAGGTCCAGTTCGAGCGGATTCGGCAGCAAAAACACGTCGTCCCAACAGAATCAGAGCTCGCAAAGCGGCAGCACTTTCACCGAGTGGAGGCTGCCGCCGTACAGACCGCCGCCACCTCCTCCTTCGGCCTTGCCTCCTCCGCCACCGTTAGTAGGACATTGGCTGGAATTAGCGTCGTCGTCGCCATCCACTTCGGATCAATTGCACAAAGCCGTCGATGTCGGCAGTGTCGACGGTCATTACGAGTTCGACCCGTCCACGCCGACGCCAACGCCGTCGACGCCGACCGGTTCGAGAGATGTCGAGCTGGACACCGGTCCGACCAGGAAGAGTTACGGCACTTTGAGAAGTCGTTACGACAACATCGATGCCAGAGTCCAGGCCATGAAAGAAGAATTCAACGAGTTCAGGAAGCGACAAGCGAAAAGAAGACGCAGCCACGAATTGGAGAGTGCCTGTTGA
- the tutl gene encoding protein turtle isoform X5 gives MGMRTDPRGKSRPLTTVSVPLLVVYTVVAFLTFVFLQTGFCLQDGGVFITAILGESVVFNCHVEFPDGHPVPYVLQWEKKDIPIYIWYESYPTHSGEGYEGRVSRVSPDSPYGAASLNLTNIRESDQGWYECKVVFLNRSPNSHKNGTWFHLDVHAPPHFTDTPSDIIYVNLGDAIILSCTAEGTPTPEILWYKDANPVETSATIGIFNDGTELRISNIRHEDIGDYTCIARNGEGQISHTARVIIAGGAVIMVPPTNQTKVEGEKVQFNCEAKAQPGNVTVKWFREGAPVKELASLETRVTIRRDGSLVINPVSSDDSGQYLCEVSNGIGEPQSASAYLNVEYPAKVTFTPTIQYLPFRLAGVVQCYIKANPPLQYVTWTKDKRLLEPYQTQDIVIMNNGSLLFTRVNESHQGRYTCTPYNAQGTQGSSGQMEVLVRKPPVFTVEPEAMYQRKVGETVEMHCDAQEAEGTQKPNIQWQRRDGSSLPKNRVKIVGGNITVESLRRADFGYYQCVASNEVATIVASTQLVVEGTQPHAPYNLTGVPLEFAVTLTWLPGYSGGPDYKQVYTIWYREAGVSEWSTIPVTPSGNTQFTINRLAPGTTYEFQVVGKNSLGDGMMSKIITVRTLDILDYSNIILPTDSSGSAFIPPIYKPKEFLHLGPKPGIPRNLTVTEISNGFLITWQPPLEKANVIHHYEIKYKTDGDWKKLNKAQIRPEDTHYLVKNLVGGRTYYFRIVAHSVTNFESSEIVKFSVPARVKHKAITAGVVGGILFFIVAIILSVCFVKICNKRKRRKQEKAYNMVACRITDSRNGGNATDSQVPLKKLRKGRISGLRLISFIVNWIWPRDRCRTGSSLSWHPDYLHSGSPSKSLGRISRTADGRFVLVDSILSLRTDSPSNVSSSDDGGFLPRKGVRNRASWRKPLVGYPSQLSLRSDASGQSARGIGGFFSSLGQRVHYPVKPIPTIYSPATPNFQSSSPATSSALLLSPWTPLYFSDLSSVRYTSSGERSYPTPPGFMQLRSVHERYSQELPSLRAIHEESQGFIPVHPIRVESPTQRIRVAPPYPGPRPRARLLPRHARIARSAPELGSPDHLDRSPESRSSSSGFGSKNTSSQQNQSSQSGSTFTEWRLPPYRPPPPPPSALPPPPPLVGHWLELASSSPSTSDQLHKAVDVGSVDGHYEFDPSTPTPTPSTPTGSRDVELDTGPTRKSYGTLRSRYDNIDARVQAMKEEFNEFRKRQAKRRRSHELESAC, from the exons ATGGGCATGCGCACAGACCCACGGGGCAAGTCTCGTCCGCTGACCACCGTTTCGGTACCACTACTCGTCGTATATACAGTCGTTGCCTTTTTAACTTTCGTATTCTTGCAAACAG GTTTCTGTTTACAAGATGGTGGTGTATTCATTACAGCCATCTTGGGTGAGTCGGTGGTATTCAACTGCCACGTGGAATTCCCGGACGGACACCCTGTGCCGTATGTGTTGCAATGGGAGAAGAAG GATATACCAATATACATTTGGTATGAAAGTTACCCAACCCACAGCGGAGAGGGCTATGAAGGACGAGTGTCAAGAGTGTCACCGGATTCTCCATACGGTGCTGCATCACTCAACTTGACAAATATTCGCGAGTCGGATCAAGGCTG GTATGAGTGCAAGGTGGTGTTCCTCAACCGGTCCCCGAACTCGCACAAAAATGGTACTTGGTTCCACCTTGACGTGCACGCTCCCCCTCATTTTACGGATACACCATCAGATATCATCTACGTCAACTTGGGGGATGCTATCATCCTCAGTTGTACGGCGGAAGGCACGCCCACGCCAGAGATACTCTGGTACAAAGATGCCAACCCTGTAGAGACCTCAGCTACCATAG GTATATTCAACGATGGAACGGAACTACGAATATCCAACATCCGTCACGAAGACATCGGAGACTATACGTGCATCGCGAGGAACGGTGAAGGTCAAATCTCCCACACTGCAAGAGTTATAATAGCCGGAGGTGCCGTTATTATGGTTCCTCCGACCAACCAGACCAAAGTTGAAGGGGAGAAGGTACAGTTTAATTGCGAAGCCAAAGCCCAACCCGGAAATGTCACTGTCAAGTGGTTTCGCGAAGGCGCACCCGTCAAAGAACTTGCTTCCTTGGAAACAAGAGTCACCATCAGGAGAGATGGCTCCCTTGTTATTAACCCCGTCAGCTCGGATGATTCCGGGCAGTACTTGTGCGAAGTCAGCAATGGTATCGGAGAACCCCAATCGGCGTCAGCATATCTCAACGTAGAAT ACCCAGCGAAGGTGACGTTCACTCCGACCATCCAGTACTTGCCGTTTCGACTAGCTGGCGTCGTCCAGTGCTACATAAAAGCAAATCCCCCTCTACAGTATGTAACGTGGACCAAAGACAAACGCTTGTTAGAACCGTATCAGACCCAAGATATCGTGATCATGAACAACGGTTCTCTTCTCTTCACCCGAGTCAACGAGAGTCACCAAGGTCGGTACACTTGTACACCTTACAACGCTCAGGGAACACAAGGATCTTCCGGCCAAATGGAAGTTTTAGTCCGAAAGCCACCAGTATTCACGGTAGAACCGGAAGCCATGTACCAGCGCAAAGTCGGCGAGACCGTGGAGATGCACTGCGACGCACAAGAAGCCGAGGGAACGCAAAAGCCAAACATACAGTGGCAAAGACGTGACGGTAGCTCTTTGCCCAAAAACCGCGTCAAAATCGTCGGTGGCAACATAACCGTCGAGAGTTTACGTCGAGCGGACTTTGGTTATTATCAGTGCGTGGCTTCCAACGAAGTCGCTACGATCGTCGCTTCCACGCAGCTGGTGGTCGAAGGGACTCAACCCCATGCTCCCTACAACCTCACGGGGGTTCCACTGGAGTTCGCCGTCACGCTTACCTGGTTACCTGGATACAGCGGAGGACCCGACTACAAACAAGTCTACACTATTTGGTACAGAGAAGCTGGAGTTTCCGAATGGTCAACCATTCCGGTTACGCCTTCCGGTAACACGCAGTTCACGATCAACCGCCTTGCACCGGGGACTACCTACGAGTTTCAAGTGGTAGGGAAGAATTCTCTCGGTGATGGGATGATGAGCAAGATCATCACGGTCCGAACGTTGG atattttagacTATAGTAATATTATTTTGCCCACTGATTCATCTGGGAGTGCCTTTATTCCACCTATCTACAAGCCTAAAG aaTTCTTGCACCTAGGACCAAAGCCAGGTATCCCTAGAAATCTGACTGTAACAGAAATTAGTAACGGCTTTTTGATTACGTGGCAACCACCCTTAGAAAAAGCTAATGTTATTCACCATTAcgaaattaaatacaaaacagACGGTGACTGGAAAAAACTGAACAAAGCTCAAATTCGACCCGAAGATACCCATTACCTAG TAAAAAACTTAGTAGGAGGAAGAACGTATTATTTTAGAATTGTAGCCCATTCagtgacaaattttgaatccagtgaaattgtgaaattttcgGTGCCGGCTAGGGTGAAACACAAAGCCATCACCGCAGGAGTCGTGGGTGGAATCTTGTTTTTCATTGTAGCTATAATTCTTTCGGTGTGTTTTGTTAAAATCTGCAATAAAAGGAAACGGCGGAAACAAGAAAAGG CTTATAATATGGTTGCTTGTCGGATTACTGACTCCAGAAATGGGGGGAATGCAACGGATAGCCAAGTGCCTTTGAAAAA ACTTAGAAAAGGCCGAATATCAGGTCTGAGGCTCATCAGCTTCATCGTGAATTGGATATGGCCTCGGGATAGGTGTCGAACTGGCAGCAGCTTAAGTTGGCATCCGGACTATCTTCATTCTGGATCTCCTTCGAAATCTTTGGGTCGCATCTCGAGAACAGCAGACGGTCGTTTCGTACTGGTGGATTCCATTCTGAGTTTACGCACCGACAGTCCGTCGAACGTGAGTAGCAGCGACGATGGAGGATTCCTGCCGCGAAAGGGAGTACGGAATCGGGCGTCGTGGCGCAAACCCCTCGTCGGCTACCCGAGCCAGTTGAGCTTGAGGTCGGACGCTTCGGGACAGAGCGCCAGAGGAATAGGCGGTTTCTTCAGCAGCTTAGGACAACGCGTTCACTATCCCGTCAAACCGATACCGACGATTTACAGCCCCGCGACTCCGAATTTCCAGTCGAGCTCTCCGGCCACGTCGAGCGCTTTACTGTTGTCGCCTTGGACTCCTCTCTACTTCAGCGACTTGAGTTCTGTACGCTACACGAGTTCCGGGGAACGTTCGTATCCGACTCCTCCGGGTTTCATGCAACTCAGGTCGGTGCACGAGCGTTACTCTCAAGAACTGCCATCGTTACGTGCCATTCACGAAGAGTCTCAAGGTTTTATCCCGGTCCATCCCATTAGAGTCGAAAGTCCCACTCAACGGATTAGAGTAGCGCCACCGTACCCCGGTCCGAGACCAAGGGCGAGACTCCTACCTAGACACGCACGCATCGCACGAAGCGCCCCCGAGCTGGGTTCGCCCGACCACTTGGACCGCTCCCCAGAGAGCAGGTCCAGTTCGAGCGGATTCGGCAGCAAAAACACGTCGTCCCAACAGAATCAGAGCTCGCAAAGCGGCAGCACTTTCACCGAGTGGAGGCTGCCGCCGTACAGACCGCCGCCACCTCCTCCTTCGGCCTTGCCTCCTCCGCCACCGTTAGTAGGACATTGGCTGGAATTAGCGTCGTCGTCGCCATCCACTTCGGATCAATTGCACAAAGCCGTCGATGTCGGCAGTGTCGACGGTCATTACGAGTTCGACCCGTCCACGCCGACGCCAACGCCGTCGACGCCGACCGGTTCGAGAGATGTCGAGCTGGACACCGGTCCGACCAGGAAGAGTTACGGCACTTTGAGAAGTCGTTACGACAACATCGATGCCAGAGTCCAGGCCATGAAAGAAGAATTCAACGAGTTCAGGAAGCGACAAGCGAAAAGAAGACGCAGCCACGAATTGGAGAGTGCCTGTTGA